Proteins encoded in a region of the Salminus brasiliensis chromosome 2, fSalBra1.hap2, whole genome shotgun sequence genome:
- the slc26a3.2 gene encoding solute carrier family 26 member 3, tandem duplicate 2, with protein MRTPVNQYVVTRPLYSEDSFADDHEKVYRKHKTTLDHVKQFVTCDSKRVKNAALSLLPIVGWMKMYRIKEWMLGDIVSGVSTGLVAILQGLAYSLLASLPAWYGLYAAFFPVIIYFFLGTSRHISVGAFPVLSLMVGAVVTRLVPDEGPAANITGFEGLTMDEQRAIVSASLTFLIGIFQLAMGALQVGFIVIYLSDTLVSGFTTAAAVHILISQLKFVLGLNVPGFSGPLAIIYILERVFAQITSTNIYDLVTSIVVMVVVFAVKEINERFKSKLPVPIPIEVIMTIIACGVSFAFNFKENHGVDVVGKIPDGFEAPVAPNLQIFKETAVDAFPMAVVGFAVAFAVAKVYSVKHDYVIDGNQELIAFGASNIFGGAFKSLAASTALSRSAVQESTGGKTQIAGALSAIIVLVVTLAIGFLLEPLPKSVLGAVVIVNLKGMLMQVREVPYLWRKDRPDCIIWIVTCLASILLGLDLGLAVGLGVELIAVVFRTQFPRCSVLANIAGTDIYRDRKDYINIYEPEGVKIFRIPSPIFFANIDFFRGKLVDAVGFNPLRILRKRNKALRKIRKLIKKGELTVTSKGLQVTGSYPIEESEDESNMEELDQPVDFSDLPVQVNWRAELPCNISVPPVDIHSLVLDFSAVSFIDISALKGLKTALKEFVRVDVELYIVACDSYIIEKLKSCKFFDDEIKTSIFFLTLHDAILHIHELHPPLTVSEKVNDFHNKMQNGNASLRSREKTSKEPETKF; from the exons ATGAGGACTCCAGTAAATCAGTATGTGGTGACCAGGCCGCTCTACTCAGAGGACTCTTTCGCAGACGATCATGAGAAAGTGTATCGGAAACACAAGACCACGCTGGACCACGTTAAGCAGTTCGTCAC TTGCGATTCGAAACGAGTGAAGAATGCAGCACTGTCTTTGCTGCCCATTGTTGGATGGATGAAAATGTACAGAATTAAAGAATGGATGCTGGGTGATATAGTGTCTGGAGTCAGCACTGGACTGGTGGCTATACTGCAAG GGTTGGCGTACAGTTTACTAGCATCTCTCCCTGCCTGGTATGGGTTGTATGCTGCCTTTTTCCCTGTGATCATCTACTTCTTCCTGGGCACGTCTCGACACATTTCCGTGG GAGCGTTTCCTGTACTGAGTCTGATGGTTGGGGCTGTGGTGACCAGATTGGTTCCTGATGAGGGCCCTGCAGCCAACATCACAGGCTTTGAGGGGCTGACCATGGATGAGCAGAGAGCTATAGTGTCCGCCTCACTTACCTTCCTCATTGGCATTTTCCAG CTGGCTATGGGAGCGCTGCAGGTGGGCTTCATAGTTATTTACCTGTCAGATACTCTAGTGTCTGGATTCACTACCGCTGCTGCAGTTCACATCCTGATATCTCAGCTCAAGTTCGTGTTGGGGCTGAATGTACCCGGCTTCAGTGGACCACTCGCCATTATATAT ATTCTGGAGAGGGTCTTTGCCCAGATCACCTCCACAAACATCTACGATCTGGTCACCTCCatagtggtgatggtggtggtgttcgCTGTGAAGGAGATCAATGAAAGATTCAAGTCAAAGCTTCCGGTGCCCATCCCTATAGAGGTCATCATG ACCATCATAGCATGTGGCGTCTCCTTTGCTTTCAATTTTAAAGAGAATCATGGAGTGGATGTTGTAGGAAAAATACCAGATGG ATTTGAGGCACCTGTGGCTCCTAATCTTCAAATCTTTAAGGAGACAGCGGTGGACGCTTTTCCCATGGCCGTAGTGGGATTTGCTGTTGCTTTCGCTGTTGCTAAAGTCTACTCTGTCAAACATGACTATGTTATTGATGGAAACCAG GAGCTTATTGCTTTCGGGGCAAGTAACATCTTTGGTGGTGCATTCAAATCCCTGGCGGCCAGCACAGCTCTGTCCAGGAGTGCAGTGCAAGAGAGCACTGGGGGGAAAACACAG ATTGCTGGCGCTCTCTCTGCAATCATTGTCCTCGTAGTGACCCTGGCTATAGGATTCCTGCTGGAGCCACTGCCAAAG TCGGTTTTGGGTGCAGTGGTCATAGTGAATCTGAAGGGCATGCTGATGCAGGTGCGGGAAGTCCCTTACCTGTGGCGGAAGGATCGGCCGGACTGT ATTATCTGGATAGTAACCTGTTTGGCCTCCATCTTGCTGGGGCTGGATCTGGGCCTAGCTGTGGGACTCGGGGTAGAGCTGATTGCTGTGGTCTTCCGCACCCAGTT CCCACGGTGCTCCGTCCTGGCAAACATAGCTGGCACAGACATTTACAGAGACCGTAAGGACTACATCAAC ATATATGAGCCAGAAGGAGTGAAGATTTTCAGAATTCCTTCGCCGATCTTCTTTGCAAATATTGATTTCTTCAGAGGCAAACTGGTTGACGCT GTGGGCTTCAACCCTTTGAGAATTCTGAGGAAGAGAAATAAAGCCCTAAGGAAGATCAGGAAGCTGATAAAGAAAGGGGAACTAACGGTCACATCT AAAGGACTACAGGTCACAGGCTCTTATCCCATCGAGGAGTCTGAAGATGAGAGCAACATGGAGGAGTTAGATCAGCCAGTGGACTTTTCAGACCTTCCTGTTCAGGTGAACTGGAGAGCAGAGCTTCCTTGCAACATCTCCGTTCCACCAGTGGACATCCACAGCCTTGTGTTGGACTTCTCTGCGGTCTCCTTCATTGATATATCAGCTCTGAAAGGACTTAAAACT GCTTTGAAGGAGTTCGTCCGTGTTGATGTTGAGCTCTACATTGTGGCCTGTGACT CATACATCATTGAGAAACTGAAAAGCTGCAAGTTCTTTGATGATGAGATTAAGACGTCCATCTTCTTTCTGACCCTTCACGATGCAATACTCCACATTCACGAGCTACATCCACCTCTGACTGTGAGCGAAAAG GTCAACGACTTCCATAAcaagatgcagaacggtaatgCCAGCTTGCGCAGCAGAGAAAAAACA AGCAAGGAGCCAGAGACCAAGTTTTAA